TCTGATGTTTACGGGTGCTGCCGCACTGTTTCTCCTCAGCAGTGTGCTATGTTTTATGATTATTTCTTTGTTATTTAAAAGAATTTGATTAACTTTGCAGCCATCAAGGGAAGACAGCGTTCTGCGGCTATTCTTCAGCCAATGTCCCAACATCTATCCCGTGAGGCTGGCCTTCAGTGGTTTCAGCCTCTTTCTTTTGCTTATCACATGCAGTTTTGTTACGTGTCGGGTCATACTTCTCTCCACTTTTCCAAAGGCTGTATATGAGCAGTAGTAGCTTGCGCATGGTGGCTGTCACTCCAATCATTTTCGACTGTGTATTCCTGTCACATAGGCGCCCATAGAAATCTTTCATCTGAGGATTACACTGAGTGCTGACAATGGCAGGAAAATAGAGTGCCGTTCTGATGTGTACGTTTCCCTGCTTTGAGATGTGACGCTTAGGGTCTACAGGTCCCGACTGATGTGCAGGAACATCAAGCCCTGCATATCTTGTCAGTTGCTTGCGGTTAGTTATCAGCGCAAAGCCATTTGTCTCTGCAACCACTGTAGCTACAGTCATAAACCCTATGCCGTTGATGGTTGTGATACGGTCAATACGCTCTGACAGTCCGGGCTCCTGCTTGATCTTCTCGCGGATGGCCTTCTGATTACTGTCCAGCTGTTTGTCTATCTCGTTGATAAGTTTGTTATAGTGCTTGACGATGCTCTTCTCCGCTATCTCGCTGTGTGCGAGTGCCTCCAGATGGTTCCTCAACTGTGTCTTGACCTTGTTGATGTCGGCCACGAAACGCGTCATCTGTCGCAGTTCCCTATAGATAGGAGATGGCGGTGCCCAAGGTTTGAGGCGCTTGTCCAAACACCCAAGCATCCCAAGAGTATAGGCATCCATGTTATCGGTCTTTGTGAGGATACCCTCGTACTTTGCAAACTCACGGGCCTTGTTAGGCAACACAACGCAGACGTTCAGACTGAGTTTGTTCAGATGGGATGCCAGCTGCTCGTAATAGACACCAGTGGGTTCCATCACATAGCGCAGAGGGTAGCCCTTCAGAGCCTCTTTACGGCTCCATTTGACGAACTGGTTGAAACCAGTCTTGTCGTTGTTAAACACTACAGGGGCGGTAGAGCATCCCTGATCGAACTCATACATACACAGGCAGGCCGTGAACGTACCCTTTGCAATGTCGATTCCCACGCACTGCATAAACCACTTGCCAGGTTTGAAATTCGGTTTCATACGGTTTGAATTTTGAGTTAATAATGTTGATGATTATAGCCTCAAATCCTCACCGCCTTTCCTCTTGTATATACTCTGAATCATCCTCTGCCATACATAAAGGATGTCCTCTGATACTTTGTCCTGGCTCCAAAGATCTGAAAACGAGGGTGGAAGCTTATCCTGTCCCACGATATAGTCTCTACTTATCTAGGTGAGTGTCTTCTCACCCTCAACGGCATAAATCTCTAGCAAAGCTACAAAACTTAAACCGTATTGCATCCATCTGCAAGAAATATTTCATGAAAATGGAACAATCTCTATAATCGGATGCAAAGGTAAGAGATGAGCGTAGGCAAATCATAAATTGTGGATCAGCGGAACCGTCTCGCTGATCCTCCCAATGGCCAACACGACATCTTTGATGCTGTTGAAGGTAATGTGCTAGTGGGTGATGATGGGTACATTTATTTTATTGACACAATCATTTACCCGTCCGATACGGATGGCTACGAGACCTATTGCAGCCTATCGCCCAGAGCAAGCTCGAAAAACAAAAATAATAAAACAAAAGCGCTTAATAACTAATTCCTATGATTATAGGCTTATTTCGTTAAACGCTTAATCAGTTGGTCATAGTCAATACTGCCACATATAATTCTCTTCTTACAATGGTAATTAGGTGAAAGCAGATTCTTGTCTTCCTGATTCCATTTACTTGAAATGCCAGCAAGATAGAGTAGTAACTGAGGTAGGCCGTCAGTCATGAAAGGTTTGTCATGAGATTGCTCTATTTGCTGTATAATTTCTGGATGACTACATCTGTAAGATTTAGAACACCATATCCACATTGGAACCTCATGCTCATTTTTTGCTTGTGCCGCTGTCGGTTCTTGAAATAGTCTTCCATTAACTTTCAAGTCATCGTATACTTCTTCTCCATGATCTGAGACGAACAGAATAATAGCGTCATCATCTCTATATATGTTAATGATGTTGTCAAGAACAAGGTCATTATAGTGCGTGGCATTGTCATAGTGCATTACTATATTCTTTTCGTCTTTGCTGATGTCTCTGTCCGAATAATCATCTATGGAGAATGTCGCTTCGATTTTTGGATAGCGTATAGAATAATCAAAATGCTGGCCAATTAAGTGAATGATGTCTAATGTGCATTCTGTTTGATTTCTACTATTTTTGAAATCTGAGATTTGTTCGACCAATCCAATGTCATATTTGCTCCTTTTCCTGTTGCGGAATGTGAATAGTGAGTCGCTCATCTCTCTATCTGCAAGGAAGAAATGTCCAGCCTGATTAGTGACCCCCTTACGGAATCCTTTCAAAAGATATTGGTTGGAAAAGAAATTAACTGAATAGCCTGCACGTCGGAACAGCATAGGGAACAGTGGCTTGGTTACTATAGGCTCTGGCATTCCGAATTCCCACATAGAAAAAAGATCGAGAAACACATTGCTCGTAATGTTCCAAGGGGTTACAACATCATGGAATACAAACAGCTTTCCGTCTTCAAATAGTTCCTGTTGTCTTGGGGTCGTTTGCAAGTGGTAACCATAGAGCGTGGAATGATGTTTGTTGTAGCTTTCACCGATGACAAAGACTATATGAGGTGACATATATATGCAACTGTCAATCTGCGCGGTGAACGTTACACGTTTAATTTCTTCAAGTTGTTGTGACGATTGCTGCAATGAGTAGCATGCAAATGCAAATCGGTGCAATGGTGTGGGTATCTTTTCATGGTAGTGGCGGAAAATAAGACCTTCCATGCTTTTCAAGTCGCCTCTTTGCCAGAAGAGTTGTAGGAACCTGTAGGAAGATGGAAGTTCGTAGATGAAGCATAAAGATGTTATTACAATTACCGCATATCTACTCATTCTACTCCATTTGACAGTTATTCTTCTGTTGATAAATGATAAATATGATAATGGCAGGAGAATAACCAATGATAGTTCAGCTGTAATACGCCAGCTTGATAACAAATGCGAGCCAATGAATGTAGAAAGAAATTCCCGTGTCTCACGTGAATCGCTCAGAAGAACATTAGAAAGAATCTGAGGCGTGACTTGGGTCATAAACATATCTTGACAATAGCAATCGACAAGACAGATTGTTACAATAACTTCACCAATAAAAAATCCTGTTACTTTCCTATAATTGCCAGTGAGAAAAGAAACAGCGTAGCTCAAAACAAAAGCAGTAAATGTAGGGGCTGTTAATAAATGAAACGACAGCCCGCTTGTTGTGTTAACACACAGCAAACAGGCTGCCAAAACTGTAAAAAAAAGATTTAATGAATTCAAAATAGTTATTCTTTGCTCAACACATATGCTAAAGCGTCCCCATAGCCTTTCTCGTATAAATACATATTTTTACCATTAATCTCGAAATATATGTGCTCAGTATCGTATCCAGAATAGCTGTCATACTCTTTAATGGTAATCACTCCTTTTGATTGTCCATCCATTTTATATGTGAAACTTCCTTTTTCAGTTTCCATTCCTGAATAAGAATCATAATAGCGACTAGACCAATTGCCAGAGCCATTGCTATTAAAAGTAAGGGTAATATACTCTCTCCCTTCTTGTCCCGACCAAGTACCGACTACTCCGTTACTAGAGTCATCATCATCGTCACTACTACAAGCAACAAATCCAATACTCAGCATTACTACCATAATAATGGCGAGCATGCTCCAAAGAATACCTTTCTGTTTCATAATAGTTATTGGTTATTAGATGCCATTAAAATGTATATCCGAGGGCAATGCTTATTGTCTGGAATTTTGCTTTTTTTGTAATCTCTGAGAAGTCGTTCCCATATGAAATACCAGCCATGTATTTTTGGCTAAAGCGAGCTTTTACGCCAATCTGCCAACCAAACTGGAGACGCTCCCAACAAACTTCACCCATATCTTTCTTGTCAAAAAGGTCTGCATCTTTATTACCAGCTTTAATTGTTCCGGAAACATTATAGCGTAGGGTGGCTCCGACAAACGGTGCAAGGCTGATGTTGCTGTTGGGAATTGCGTAATTGTAGAGAAGGTTTACAGGAACTTTGACTGACCACAAAGTAATGTCGCCGAATGAAGATCCATAACCGTCTTCATAATCTTCGTAATCGTCCTCGTCATAATCCCCATAACCTCTAGTCTCATAATAACCACTATCATCATCGTTATTTGAATTAGATTTTGAAGCAGAATATTTCGCATATTGTAAGCCAATTCCTGCTTCCAAGAAGACAGGCATACCTTGGGAAAGACTAAAAGCCTTACTAAATCCTGCTGAGAATCCTGTCATAGACTCATCCTTTGCACCAGATACGTCATACTTCATTTTAATTGGATTGTACTCAACCCAAACCGTGTTCCATCCATCAGAATTTGAACTTGATGATGAAGAGCTCATTGTGGTGTTGGTAAACTGTGCATAGGCACCAGAACTGATAGCCAA
This region of Prevotella sp. E13-27 genomic DNA includes:
- a CDS encoding porin family protein, whose translation is MKRIKFLALGALLAISSGAYAQFTNTTMSSSSSSSNSDGWNTVWVEYNPIKMKYDVSGAKDESMTGFSAGFSKAFSLSQGMPVFLEAGIGLQYAKYSASKSNSNNDDDSGYYETRGYGDYDEDDYEDYEDGYGSSFGDITLWSVKVPVNLLYNYAIPNSNISLAPFVGATLRYNVSGTIKAGNKDADLFDKKDMGEVCWERLQFGWQIGVKARFSQKYMAGISYGNDFSEITKKAKFQTISIALGYTF
- a CDS encoding phosphoethanolamine transferase encodes the protein MNSLNLFFTVLAACLLCVNTTSGLSFHLLTAPTFTAFVLSYAVSFLTGNYRKVTGFFIGEVIVTICLVDCYCQDMFMTQVTPQILSNVLLSDSRETREFLSTFIGSHLLSSWRITAELSLVILLPLSYLSFINRRITVKWSRMSRYAVIVITSLCFIYELPSSYRFLQLFWQRGDLKSMEGLIFRHYHEKIPTPLHRFAFACYSLQQSSQQLEEIKRVTFTAQIDSCIYMSPHIVFVIGESYNKHHSTLYGYHLQTTPRQQELFEDGKLFVFHDVVTPWNITSNVFLDLFSMWEFGMPEPIVTKPLFPMLFRRAGYSVNFFSNQYLLKGFRKGVTNQAGHFFLADREMSDSLFTFRNRKRSKYDIGLVEQISDFKNSRNQTECTLDIIHLIGQHFDYSIRYPKIEATFSIDDYSDRDISKDEKNIVMHYDNATHYNDLVLDNIINIYRDDDAIILFVSDHGEEVYDDLKVNGRLFQEPTAAQAKNEHEVPMWIWCSKSYRCSHPEIIQQIEQSHDKPFMTDGLPQLLLYLAGISSKWNQEDKNLLSPNYHCKKRIICGSIDYDQLIKRLTK
- a CDS encoding IS110 family transposase, with protein sequence MKPNFKPGKWFMQCVGIDIAKGTFTACLCMYEFDQGCSTAPVVFNNDKTGFNQFVKWSRKEALKGYPLRYVMEPTGVYYEQLASHLNKLSLNVCVVLPNKAREFAKYEGILTKTDNMDAYTLGMLGCLDKRLKPWAPPSPIYRELRQMTRFVADINKVKTQLRNHLEALAHSEIAEKSIVKHYNKLINEIDKQLDSNQKAIREKIKQEPGLSERIDRITTINGIGFMTVATVVAETNGFALITNRKQLTRYAGLDVPAHQSGPVDPKRHISKQGNVHIRTALYFPAIVSTQCNPQMKDFYGRLCDRNTQSKMIGVTATMRKLLLLIYSLWKSGEKYDPTRNKTACDKQKKEAETTEGQPHGIDVGTLAEE